In Flavobacterium sp. GSB-24, the genomic window CAATCTTTTATAGATGAAAATATTTGGGATGAAGCTCGAATTTTTGTTGGAAAACAAAGTTTTGGCAATGGAACAAAAGCTCCAATTATTTCAAGAAAAAACAACAGTAAAACTACTATTTTAAGCGACGAATTAATACAGATTAGAAATTATGATTGATACTATAATTTTTGACTTTGGAGATATCTTTATCAATTTAGACAAACCTGCCACAATTTCTGGTTTGCAAAAATTAGGAATGACAGAATGGAATAATGACTTTGATCAATTAAATTTTTCTTTTGAAACTGGACATATTTCTCCAGAAGATTTTATTGGCGGTTTTCAAAAACAACTTCCAAATGCATCGAAAGAAGAAATCTTAAAAGCTTGGAATGCTGTATTGGCAGATTTTCCTTTATACCGTTTGGAGTTCCTAAAAGAATTATCAAAAAAATATCGTTTGTTTTTATTGAGTAATACTGATTCTATTCATATCAACACATTTGAAACAAAAAACGGAACTGCCTTTTATGAAGATTTTTATGGCTGTTTTGAAAAAGTTTATTTCTCCTTTGATATGGGATTAAGAAAACCAGATCCAAAAATTTATCAATTCTTGCTTGACAAACATAATCTATTACCAGAAAACACTTTATTTGTTGACGATAAAAAAGAAAACACCGACAGCGCAGCAGCTCTAGGCATTAAAGTCTGGAATCTTCAAGTT contains:
- a CDS encoding HAD family phosphatase, with amino-acid sequence MIDTIIFDFGDIFINLDKPATISGLQKLGMTEWNNDFDQLNFSFETGHISPEDFIGGFQKQLPNASKEEILKAWNAVLADFPLYRLEFLKELSKKYRLFLLSNTDSIHINTFETKNGTAFYEDFYGCFEKVYFSFDMGLRKPDPKIYQFLLDKHNLLPENTLFVDDKKENTDSAAALGIKVWNLQVGKEDVIDLYNKNII